ATCACACAAGCAACTGTTATTGATTTAGCCCAAGACTTAGGTTATGAAGTTATAAGAAGAAGACTTACAAGAGAAGAAGTTTATGTAGCAGATGAAGCATTCTTTACAGGAACTGCTGTAGAAGTAACTCCTATTAGAGATATTGATGCAAGAATTATAGGTAATGGACAAAGAGGTCCTATTACAGAAGCTTTACAAACTGCATATTTTGATGTAGTTGCAGGGAAAAACCCTAAATATGTAAAAGATTTAACTTACATTAATTAGAAGATATTTTGAAGTACAATAGATTAAAGTTTATTTTACTCTTTTGTGCTTCTAAAAAGCCAATAGAAAAAATTTAAGGACGATTATGCCAATAGATAACGATTATTTTAAAAAGAAACAACAAAATGGTGGAGGAAACTCTTCTAACAATAATGGAGGTGGTGGAAACTATCAACCTCCTTTCCAACCACCTGAATTTTTCAAAAATTTAGGTAAAAAAGCTGGAATAATATACGCAATAATTGCAGTAATTGTATTATTATTTATATTTAAACCTTTTGTAATAGTAGAATCAGGTCAAGTAGGTATTAAAAGTACAACAGGTAAATATGAAGAAGTACCATTAAGACCAGGTATTCATTTATATATTCCAGGTTTCCAAAAAGTTGTATTAGTAGATACAAAAGTAAGATTAATGAACTATGCTTCAGTTGAAACATCAGGTGGGTTTGATCAAAGTATTAGACTTAATCCTGCAATTAATATTCTAGATGCCAGAGGATTACCTGTTTCAATTGAATTAACTGTTCAATATAGACTTACAGCAGAAGGTGCACCAACAACTATTGCTAACTGGGGATTCTCATGGGAAGATAAAATTATCAATCCTGTAGTAAGAGATATAGTTAGAAATGTAGTTGGTGTATATACAGCTGAAGAATTACCAACAAAAAGAAATGAAATTGCTGTTAAAATTGAAAATGGTGTAAGATCAAATATCGATGCACTTCCTACTAAACCAGTTGCATTATTATCAGTTCAATTAAGAGAAATTGTTTTACCTACAAAGATTAAAGAACAAATTGAAAGAGTTCAAATTGCAAATCAAGAATCTGAAAGAGTTAAATACGAAGTTTTAAGAACTAAACAAGAAGCTGAAAAAAGAGCTGCAAAAGCTACTGGTGATGCTGAAGCTAATAGAATTGAAGCACAAGGTCGAGCTGATGCTGTAACTATTGAAGCAAAAGCACAAGCTGCTGCGAATATGGAAATTGCAAAATCTTTAACACCTAACTTACTTAAAATGCAACAAATTGAAATCCAAGGGAAATTCAATGAAGCACTTAAAGTTAATAAAGATGCAAAAATATTCTTAACACCTGGTGGTTCAACTCCAAATATTTGGGTTGACACTAAAAACAAAACAAGAGATACGGCAATAAGCCAATAAGGAGAAAGAGTAGTTAAAACTACTCTTTACTTATTATGAAAAATATTACAATATTAATACTAATAAAACTTTTCTTATTTACATTCTTAGTAAATGCAAAACCACTAGAAGAAATGACTATAAATTTAAATCCTGAAATAATCAAAGATAAATATCAACCAACAGATCGATATGAAAAACCTGAAGAATTACCTTTAAAGGATAAAAAAGAAGAAGATACTTCTATAAATTTAGATGTTGATGTAAATAAAGAACAAAAGCAAATAGATAGTTTAAAACTAGATGTAGGCACAAAATTTTAAGGATTTAAATAATGAATCAAATAGATAAAATTGACTGGGAAAAAATGGATGGACTTGTTCCTGTTGTAACACAAGAAGCATCAACAAATGAAGTTCTTATGCTTGCATATATGAATAAAGAAGCACTAGACTTAACTCTTAAAACAAATACAGCTCATTACTTTAGTAGAAGCAAACAAAGAATTTGGAAAAAAGGTGAAAGCTCTGGTCATACTCAAGAAATCGTTGATATTATGATTGATTGTGATGATGATACTATTTTATTAAAAGTTAATCAAACAGGTGTAGCTTGTCATACAGGAAGAAAATCATGTTTCTTTACAAATCTTAAAACAAATGAAATAATTTCAGATGTAGAAGTAAATACAACAGAAGCTTATGGAGTAATTGATACTTTATACCATACAATTTTAGAAAAAAAGAATGATGATCCTACAAAATCATACACATCAAAACTTCTTAATGGAAAAGAAAACTCTATGCTTAAAAAAATAGTTGAAGAAGCTGGTGAATTAACTTTTGCAATAAAAGATAATGATACAGAAGAAATCATCTATGAAGCAGCTGATCTTACTTATCACGTTTTAGTAGCACTTGCATCTAAAAATGTAAGTCCTGATAGAGTAAAACAAGAACTAGCAAGAAGATTTGGTATGTCTGGAATTGAAGAAAAAAATTCAAGAACTGAAAAATAAACTTATATATTTAATGTTTTAACTCTCCATTAATTAAATGCAACTAAGTTGCATTTAATTAAGCCTTGATATAATTTTGGAAATTTTATTAAGGATAATTATGAAACACTCATGCCAAAACTGTTCTAAGCCTATCCCTCTTACAAAAGTTTTTTGTTCAAAAGATTGTAAAGAAGCTTTTTTCCAAAAAATTGCAATTTCTATACCTAAACCATTCGTTAAAAGGCTTTATTTTTTTTGTAGTGAAGAAGAAAAAGAAAAAGAAATTTTTAACTTTGCAAAAAGACATAATTGGAATAAAAAAATAGTTAAAGAAAAAATTGAAGAAGCTTATAATTTATACTATGAATGTGCTTAGAAATATTTAAAAATAAAAAGAGCAAAGCTCTTTTTATTTAATAAATTAGTGACAACCACATCCAGTACCACAACTTCCACCACTTGATTGCTCTTTTGGAGCAGATGCAGCAGCACTTGTTGAACAAGCACTAACACCAGGAGGTGTAGTTGGTTGAATATCTTCATTTGTTCTTTCATCATCAATAGCATCTACGAAAGCAATAACTTTAGCTGCTGCTTCCATATATCTTTTTGCTGAAACACTTTCAGGTGCAAAGTAAACAATTGGTTTACCGTTATCTCCACCTTCTCTAATAGCAGGTTCAATTGGT
This genomic interval from Poseidonibacter antarcticus contains the following:
- the hisIE gene encoding bifunctional phosphoribosyl-AMP cyclohydrolase/phosphoribosyl-ATP diphosphatase HisIE; protein product: MNQIDKIDWEKMDGLVPVVTQEASTNEVLMLAYMNKEALDLTLKTNTAHYFSRSKQRIWKKGESSGHTQEIVDIMIDCDDDTILLKVNQTGVACHTGRKSCFFTNLKTNEIISDVEVNTTEAYGVIDTLYHTILEKKNDDPTKSYTSKLLNGKENSMLKKIVEEAGELTFAIKDNDTEEIIYEAADLTYHVLVALASKNVSPDRVKQELARRFGMSGIEEKNSRTEK
- a CDS encoding prohibitin family protein, which gives rise to MPIDNDYFKKKQQNGGGNSSNNNGGGGNYQPPFQPPEFFKNLGKKAGIIYAIIAVIVLLFIFKPFVIVESGQVGIKSTTGKYEEVPLRPGIHLYIPGFQKVVLVDTKVRLMNYASVETSGGFDQSIRLNPAINILDARGLPVSIELTVQYRLTAEGAPTTIANWGFSWEDKIINPVVRDIVRNVVGVYTAEELPTKRNEIAVKIENGVRSNIDALPTKPVALLSVQLREIVLPTKIKEQIERVQIANQESERVKYEVLRTKQEAEKRAAKATGDAEANRIEAQGRADAVTIEAKAQAAANMEIAKSLTPNLLKMQQIEIQGKFNEALKVNKDAKIFLTPGGSTPNIWVDTKNKTRDTAISQ
- a CDS encoding DUF2116 family Zn-ribbon domain-containing protein; translation: MKHSCQNCSKPIPLTKVFCSKDCKEAFFQKIAISIPKPFVKRLYFFCSEEEKEKEIFNFAKRHNWNKKIVKEKIEEAYNLYYECA